From one Xiphophorus hellerii strain 12219 chromosome 18, Xiphophorus_hellerii-4.1, whole genome shotgun sequence genomic stretch:
- the LOC116708115 gene encoding uncharacterized protein LOC116708115, translating to MRTLHASKMACLIYIVIFMSFYSFVSGGSVAKEVLQTVSQDRSSRKPCKGATSEGPGMHCCAGEPYDPETDTCCKDKGEEKTGKMSEKVSKCCGLEAYNPLNEMCCDFTVLPKPFPMAECCGKAAFNSKTQLCCGRNYTILDRSSPDHECCYGSQFDIKKECCCRGQIQLKVSGCCGEHSTTVTEMNPPASLVQEHQRSHFCGSASYNRKTERCCQRKHKDINTRCSSGVKPSPTVYDPKTHICCDGCLTLLKPWMDQCCGDAPYGVAQRGVLCCENRLYDDREDGEECSESGVPYKPFAETVCAQKRHKSPGGHCCGEELYQPNKTVCCKGQRYDRGKHIRCCGIHAYNISDPLKKCCEGTLHNLTIGEENDLECCGSKLLNPTNQEVCCTGEEQSLFYPAKDGFQCCGHQYYDSTLWSCCVGKLSPVHHQITHIRPTPKESKLQLVNNLNKTQLCNEVFIGVVESVSRSSTVFSNVLKIKGKEATVEPDVFILETPDQCKFFKLTAGKTYFFNHADVFTDFNHGSVLQSLHFILSKCSQ from the exons ATGCGCACGCTCCATGCTTCCAAGATGG CTTGCCTGATCTATATCGTCATCTTCATGAGTTTTTACA GTTTTGTCTCAGGAGGCAGTGTCGCCAAGGAAGTCTTGCAAACTGTCTCACAGGACAGGAGTAGCAG AAAACCCTGCAAAGGAGCCACATCTGAGGGCCCCGGAATGCACTGTTGCGCTGGGGAGCCGTACGATCCAGAAACAGACACTTGTTGCAAAGataaaggagaggaaaaaacag GCAAAATGAGTGAGAAGGTGTCAAAATGCTGCGGACTCGAAGCTTACAACCCACTCAACGAAATGTGTTGTGACTTTACTGTCCTACCTAAACCTTTTCCCATGGCGGAGTGCTGTGGAAAAG cGGCCTTCAATAGCAAAACTCAGCTGTGTTGTGGTAGAAACTACACGATCTTGGACAGAAGTTCTCCGGACCATGAGTGCTGTTATGGGAGTCAGTTCGACATCAAGAAAGAGTGCTGCTGCAGAGGTCAAATTCAACTCAAGGTCTCAGGCTGCTGTGGTGAGCACAGCACCACTGTGACAG AAATGAATCCCCCTGCCAGTCTTGTTCAAGAGCATCAGAG GTCACATTTTTGTGGGTCAGCGTCTTACAATCGAAAGACCGAACGCTGCTGCCagaggaaacacaaagacataaaCACTCGATGCTCCTCAG GTGTAAAACCTTCACCAACTGTTTACGACCCAAAGACACACATCTGCTGTGACGGCTGTTTGACACTGCTGAAGCCATGGATGGATCAG TGTTGTGGAGACGCACCATACGGTGTGGCGCAGAGGGGAGTCCTCTGCTGTGAAAACCGCCTGTACGATGACAGAGAGGATGGAGAGGAGTGTTCGGAGAGCGGAGTACCTTACAAACCCTTTGCAGAGACCGTGTGTGCTCAGAAGCGGCACAAGTCACCTGGAGGGCACTGCTGTGGGGAGGAACTCTACCAGCCCAACAAAACTGTTTGCTGCAAAGGACAAAG ATACGATCGAGGAAAACACATTCGCTGCTGCGGCATTCATGCCTACAACATTTCGGACCCACTAAAGAAGTGCTGCGAAGGAACTCTGCATAACTTGACGATTGGGGAAGAAAATGACCTGGAGTGCTGTGGATCCAAGCTGCTGAACCCAACA AACCAGGAAGTTTGCTGCACGGGTGAGGAACAGTCCTTGTTCTATCCAGCAAAGGATGGATTTCAGTGCTGCGGTCACCAATACTACGACTCTACTCTGTGGTCATGCTGCGTGGGCAAGCTCAGTCCAGTACACCATCAGATCACCCATATACGACCCACCCCGAAAG aatccAAACTTCAACTGGTGAACAATCTGAACAAAACGCAGCTTTGCAATGAAG TGTTCATTGGGGTTGTGGAAAGCGTGTCTCGGAGCAGCACCGTGTTCAGCAACGTGCTGAAAATCAAAGGGAAGGAGGCCACAGTGGAACCAGATGTTTTCATCCTGGAAACACCGGATCAGTGCAAGTTCTTCAAACTGACTGCCGGAAAGACCTACTTCTTCAATCACGCCGACGTCTTCACTGATTTCAACCACGGGTCCGTCCTGCAGTCTCTGCATTTCATTCTGTCCAAATGTTCCCAGTAG